A single window of Flagellimonas maritima DNA harbors:
- a CDS encoding UDP-3-O-(3-hydroxymyristoyl)glucosamine N-acyltransferase, whose translation MKFPKPYTLKEISKIIDSEYIGDEDFPVFGMNEIHVVENGDIVFVDHPKYYDKAIHSKATIVLINKKVDCPPGKALLISDDPFRDFNKLTQFFRPFNSANSAIAKTAQIGEGTIVQPNVFIGNDVKIGSGCIIHSNVSIYDNCTIGNNVTIHSGTVLGADAFYYKKRQEGFDKLKSGGSVVIGNNVDIGASCTIDRGVTANTIIGEGSKLDNQIQVGHDTIIGKKCLIASHTGIAGCVVIEDEVTLWGQVGVISGITIGKGAVVYAQSGVAGSLEGGKNYFGSPAGEARAKMKELSIIKSIPSLLKKAKGNSN comes from the coding sequence ATGAAATTCCCAAAACCTTATACCCTAAAAGAAATTTCAAAGATCATTGATTCTGAATATATTGGAGATGAAGATTTTCCAGTCTTTGGAATGAATGAAATCCATGTGGTGGAAAATGGGGATATTGTTTTTGTGGACCATCCAAAATATTATGATAAGGCAATCCATTCCAAGGCAACCATCGTGCTCATTAACAAAAAAGTAGATTGCCCGCCTGGTAAAGCATTATTGATTTCAGATGACCCCTTTAGGGATTTCAATAAACTCACCCAATTTTTTAGGCCATTCAATAGTGCGAATAGCGCAATTGCGAAAACTGCACAAATAGGAGAAGGAACAATTGTTCAGCCCAATGTCTTTATTGGTAATGATGTAAAAATTGGAAGTGGTTGTATTATCCATTCCAATGTATCCATTTATGATAATTGTACCATCGGAAATAATGTGACCATTCATAGTGGTACAGTGCTCGGCGCGGATGCCTTCTATTATAAAAAGAGACAAGAAGGTTTTGATAAATTAAAGTCGGGTGGGAGTGTTGTTATTGGTAACAATGTAGATATAGGAGCATCATGTACTATTGATAGGGGCGTAACTGCAAACACAATCATTGGGGAAGGTTCTAAATTGGACAACCAGATACAGGTTGGGCATGATACCATTATTGGTAAAAAATGTCTGATTGCCTCCCATACAGGTATTGCGGGCTGCGTTGTTATTGAAGATGAAGTTACGCTTTGGGGGCAAGTAGGTGTTATCAGCGGAATAACCATTGGCAAAGGAGCGGTCGTTTATGCGCAATCAGGTGTTGCAGGAAGTTTGGAAGGCGGAAAAAACTATTTTGGAAGTCCGGCTGGAGAAGCGAGGGCAAAAATGAAAGAATTGTCAATTATTAAAAGCATTCCATCGTTGCTTAAAAAAGCTAAGGGAAATAGCAATTAA
- the lpxD gene encoding UDP-3-O-(3-hydroxymyristoyl)glucosamine N-acyltransferase — MKFTATQIAGILEGEVDGNPQIAVHKLSKIEEGETGSLTFLANPKYTSYIYSTKASITIVNKDFVPEQSISTTLIKVEDAYKSFSKLLEYYNQVKNNKIGIESPSFIAESVVYGEGFYLGAFSYLADNVEIGKNVKIYPNVYIGDNVTIGNNVVVFAGAKIYSESIIGNDCVIHSGAIIGADGFGFTPNDKGEYTKVPQTGNVILEDNVDVGAGTTIDRATLGSTMLRKGVKLDNQIQIAHNVEIGEHTAIAAQTGIAGSTKIGKNCLIGGQVGIVGHITIGDRVKIQAQSGIGRNVKDDEVLQGSPALNYGDYNKSYVHFKNLPKLVDKISNIEKKVEGGKN; from the coding sequence ATGAAATTTACAGCTACCCAAATTGCAGGAATTTTAGAGGGAGAAGTTGACGGAAATCCTCAGATTGCTGTTCATAAGCTTTCTAAAATCGAAGAAGGCGAAACAGGTTCTTTAACCTTTTTGGCAAATCCAAAATATACATCATATATATATTCCACAAAAGCTTCAATAACCATTGTAAACAAGGATTTTGTTCCAGAACAGTCTATATCCACTACATTGATTAAAGTAGAGGATGCTTACAAATCTTTTTCTAAGTTGTTGGAGTATTACAATCAAGTAAAGAACAATAAAATAGGCATTGAATCTCCTTCTTTTATAGCTGAAAGTGTAGTATATGGCGAAGGGTTTTATTTAGGCGCTTTTTCATACCTGGCCGACAATGTGGAAATTGGAAAAAATGTTAAAATATATCCTAACGTATATATAGGTGATAACGTAACCATTGGAAATAATGTCGTTGTCTTTGCAGGGGCAAAAATTTATTCTGAATCAATCATAGGGAATGACTGCGTTATTCACAGTGGTGCAATTATTGGAGCTGATGGATTTGGATTTACCCCAAACGATAAAGGGGAATACACTAAAGTACCACAAACAGGGAACGTAATTTTAGAAGATAACGTAGATGTAGGTGCAGGAACTACTATTGATAGGGCTACATTAGGATCAACCATGCTTAGGAAAGGTGTAAAATTGGATAATCAAATTCAGATAGCACATAATGTTGAGATTGGTGAACACACTGCAATTGCAGCACAAACTGGAATTGCCGGCTCCACGAAAATTGGCAAAAATTGTCTCATTGGAGGGCAAGTTGGTATAGTTGGCCATATTACTATTGGTGACAGGGTTAAGATCCAAGCACAGTCCGGCATCGGTAGAAACGTAAAAGATGATGAAGTACTTCAAGGATCACCAGCATTAAATTATGGTGACTATAATAAATCATACGTACATTTTAAAAATTTACCAAAACTGGTAGATAAAATCTCCAACATAGAAAAAAAAGTTGAGGGTGGAAAAAATTAG
- the hisG gene encoding ATP phosphoribosyltransferase yields the protein MTKIRIAVQKSGRLNQDSLKILKDCGISIDNGKDQLKATARNFPLEVLYLRNGDIPQYLRDGIVDIAVLGENVLIEKGRDISIVEKLGFSKCRVSLAVPKSTKYNSVKDFEGKRIATSYPNTVLDYLKSKGVTADLHIINGSVEIAPNIGLADGICDIVSSGSTLFKNNLKEVEVILKSEAVLAVSPKISEECTVILEKLQFRIKSVLQARNNKYILLNAPNDKLDEIISILPGMRSPTVLPLAEEGWSSVHTVLNKDTFWEVIDELKEAGAEGILVCPIEKMVI from the coding sequence ATGACTAAAATTAGAATTGCTGTTCAAAAGAGTGGGCGTTTAAACCAAGACTCCCTAAAAATTTTAAAAGACTGTGGCATTTCCATTGATAATGGAAAAGACCAACTCAAAGCTACGGCCCGTAATTTTCCTTTGGAAGTTCTTTACCTTAGGAATGGTGATATACCACAATATTTAAGGGATGGCATTGTTGACATTGCTGTGCTTGGAGAAAATGTATTAATAGAGAAAGGAAGGGATATATCAATCGTTGAAAAACTTGGTTTTTCAAAATGCAGGGTCTCTTTAGCGGTTCCAAAATCCACTAAGTACAACTCTGTCAAAGATTTTGAAGGTAAGCGTATCGCTACTTCATATCCCAATACGGTATTGGATTACCTAAAATCCAAGGGAGTTACCGCTGACCTTCACATTATTAATGGCTCTGTAGAAATAGCTCCGAATATTGGACTGGCCGATGGTATCTGTGATATCGTTTCAAGCGGAAGTACATTGTTCAAGAACAATTTAAAGGAGGTCGAGGTTATATTGAAAAGTGAAGCGGTATTGGCGGTTTCCCCAAAAATCTCTGAAGAATGTACCGTTATTCTCGAAAAGCTACAATTTCGAATAAAATCAGTGCTACAGGCAAGAAATAATAAATATATATTGCTCAACGCTCCAAATGACAAGTTGGATGAAATCATATCCATATTGCCAGGCATGCGAAGTCCAACCGTGCTTCCTTTGGCGGAAGAAGGATGGAGTTCCGTACACACGGTTCTAAATAAAGATACTTTTTGGGAGGTCATCGATGAGTTGAAAGAAGCTGGTGCAGAAGGTATTCTGGTATGCCCGATAGAAAAAATGGTAATCTAA
- the sucD gene encoding succinate--CoA ligase subunit alpha: MSVLVNKDSKIIVQGFTGSEGTFHAGQMIEYGTNVVGGVTPGKGGQEHLGKPVFNTVEDAVEQVKADTTIIFVPPAFAADAIMEAASAGIKVIITITEGIPVADMVKANNYIKDMDCTLVGPNCPGVITPDEAKVGIMPGFVFKKGNVGIVSKSGTLTYEAADQVVRQGLGITTAIGIGGDPIIGTTTKEAVELLINDPDTECVVMIGEIGGQLEADAAKWYKESGSKKPIVGFIAGETAPAGRTMGHAGAIVGGSDDTAQAKKRIMQECGIHVVDSPAKIGVKVKEVIG, encoded by the coding sequence ATGAGTGTTCTAGTCAACAAAGATTCAAAAATAATTGTCCAAGGTTTTACAGGAAGTGAAGGTACGTTTCATGCCGGTCAAATGATTGAGTATGGGACCAATGTGGTAGGTGGCGTAACACCGGGAAAAGGAGGTCAAGAACATTTGGGGAAACCTGTATTCAATACCGTTGAAGATGCGGTTGAACAAGTAAAGGCTGACACTACTATCATTTTTGTACCGCCCGCTTTTGCTGCTGATGCCATTATGGAGGCCGCTAGTGCAGGAATCAAAGTGATTATTACAATTACGGAAGGTATTCCCGTTGCTGATATGGTCAAAGCGAATAACTATATAAAAGATATGGATTGTACACTTGTTGGACCAAATTGTCCAGGTGTTATAACCCCAGATGAAGCAAAAGTTGGTATCATGCCTGGATTTGTATTCAAAAAAGGTAACGTAGGCATCGTCTCTAAATCAGGTACGTTAACATACGAGGCTGCAGACCAGGTCGTTAGACAAGGACTCGGAATCACTACTGCCATTGGAATTGGCGGAGACCCCATTATAGGGACAACCACAAAAGAAGCCGTAGAACTTTTAATAAACGACCCAGATACAGAATGTGTGGTAATGATCGGTGAGATTGGCGGTCAATTGGAAGCTGATGCTGCAAAATGGTACAAAGAAAGTGGAAGCAAAAAACCAATTGTTGGTTTCATAGCTGGCGAAACTGCACCTGCGGGGAGGACTATGGGCCATGCCGGTGCTATTGTTGGCGGAAGTGACGATACTGCACAAGCCAAAAAGCGTATCATGCAAGAATGCGGGATACACGTAGTAGATTCTCCAGCAAAAATTGGAGTGAAGGTAAAAGAGGTTATAGGATAA
- the efp gene encoding elongation factor P → MASTSDIRKGLCIRYNHDIFKIVEFLHVKPGKGPAFVRTKLKSVTTGKVIDNTFSAGHKIEDVRVETRSYQYLYAEGDTFHFMNTDDYNQISLQKSSLDAPDLLKEGQVVTILFNTEDNMPLSVDMPASVILEVTHTEPGVKGNTATNATKPAKVETGARVNVPLFINEGDKIKVDTEKGDYMERVKE, encoded by the coding sequence ATGGCAAGTACTTCAGATATACGTAAAGGATTGTGCATTAGATACAATCATGATATTTTTAAAATAGTGGAATTTCTTCATGTAAAACCGGGCAAAGGACCAGCTTTTGTAAGGACAAAACTTAAAAGCGTCACTACGGGGAAAGTTATTGACAATACGTTTTCCGCAGGTCACAAAATAGAAGACGTAAGGGTTGAGACCCGTTCATACCAATATTTATATGCTGAGGGTGATACGTTTCACTTTATGAATACTGATGATTACAATCAGATTTCGTTGCAGAAAAGTTCTTTGGATGCACCTGACTTATTGAAGGAAGGTCAGGTAGTGACCATTCTTTTTAACACAGAGGACAACATGCCGCTTTCCGTCGACATGCCCGCTAGCGTAATCTTGGAAGTCACACATACGGAACCTGGTGTTAAAGGAAATACAGCTACCAATGCCACAAAACCGGCAAAAGTGGAAACCGGTGCCCGAGTAAATGTTCCCTTGTTCATTAATGAAGGGGACAAAATCAAAGTGGACACAGAGAAGGGTGATTATATGGAAAGGGTAAAAGAGTAG
- a CDS encoding prohibitin family protein, giving the protein MDRLPKIALPVIAVIIVLIILISKSAVTIGSGEAGVLYKTFGGGVVTDKPALGEGFHIVAPWNRVYIYEVRQQEVFEKMQVLSSNGLEIKLDASAWFQPKFEDLGRLHQEKGESYVDRILLPTIRSAARSVVGRYTPEQLYSSKRDAIQQEIFEETKKIVDGQYIQLNEVLVRDVTLPPTIKEAIERKLKQEQESLEYEFRLVTAKKEAEKVTIEAQGKADANRILSASLTDKILQDKGIDATLELSKSPNSKVVIVGSGDSGLPLILGNN; this is encoded by the coding sequence ATGGATAGATTACCAAAGATTGCTTTACCTGTAATAGCGGTCATTATCGTATTGATTATTTTAATTTCAAAGTCGGCCGTAACCATAGGCTCTGGTGAAGCCGGGGTTTTGTACAAGACTTTTGGCGGCGGTGTGGTAACGGACAAGCCAGCACTTGGTGAAGGGTTCCATATTGTGGCTCCTTGGAACCGGGTCTATATATATGAGGTAAGGCAACAAGAAGTTTTTGAAAAAATGCAAGTGCTTTCCTCAAACGGATTGGAAATAAAACTGGATGCTTCCGCATGGTTTCAGCCAAAATTTGAGGATTTGGGAAGATTGCACCAAGAAAAAGGGGAATCCTATGTGGATCGTATACTTCTTCCAACTATTCGTTCAGCTGCAAGAAGTGTTGTGGGGCGTTATACTCCAGAACAATTGTATTCCAGTAAAAGAGATGCCATTCAACAAGAAATTTTTGAAGAAACAAAGAAAATTGTGGATGGGCAGTATATTCAATTGAACGAAGTGCTTGTTAGGGATGTCACGCTTCCCCCAACTATCAAAGAGGCAATAGAACGCAAATTAAAACAAGAACAAGAATCATTGGAATATGAATTTCGTCTGGTAACTGCTAAGAAAGAGGCCGAAAAAGTAACCATTGAAGCACAGGGTAAGGCGGACGCCAACCGAATTCTAAGTGCCTCACTAACGGATAAGATACTTCAAGATAAAGGAATAGATGCTACTCTGGAACTTTCAAAATCCCCAAATTCAAAAGTGGTCATTGTTGGTAGCGGAGACTCTGGATTACCTTTGATATTGGGAAATAACTAA
- a CDS encoding bifunctional UDP-3-O-[3-hydroxymyristoyl] N-acetylglucosamine deacetylase/3-hydroxyacyl-ACP dehydratase, whose amino-acid sequence MEKISTKQRTIKNRVTLTGVGLHTGENVTMTFVPAKENHGFAFKRVDLEGEPIIEADANYVVNTQRGTNLEKNGVKIQTSEHVLAALVGLGIDNILIELDSPEPPIMDGSSKFFVKALEEAIIVEQEHDRSEYIVKDVISYKDEATGSEITVIPSDKYQVTTMVDFGTKVLGTQNATLENISNFKDEIADARTFSFLHELEMLLENGLIKGGDLNNAIVYVDKEISESTMKKLEKAFDKKKLSVKPNGILDNLTLHHPNEAARHKLLDVVGDLALAGTRIRGKVIANKPGHYVNTQFAKKLSKIIKIEKRNKVPSYDLNQTPLMDVTKIMGMLPHRPPFLLVDKILELSDTHVVGVKNVTMNEPFFVGHFPGAPVMPGVLQVEAMAQTGGILVLSTVPDPENYLTFFMKIDNVKFKQQVVPGDTLIFKCDLISPIRRGICHMQAYAYANGKLVSEAELMAQIVKTK is encoded by the coding sequence GTGGAAAAAATTAGCACTAAGCAAAGAACAATTAAAAATCGGGTCACGCTAACAGGAGTAGGATTGCATACGGGCGAGAACGTTACCATGACGTTTGTTCCCGCAAAGGAAAATCACGGCTTTGCATTTAAGCGGGTAGACCTTGAAGGTGAACCTATAATAGAGGCGGATGCCAATTATGTGGTAAATACTCAACGTGGCACAAATTTGGAAAAGAATGGAGTCAAAATCCAAACTTCAGAACATGTGCTTGCAGCATTGGTTGGTTTGGGTATAGATAACATTTTAATTGAATTGGATTCTCCTGAACCTCCAATTATGGATGGATCATCAAAGTTTTTCGTAAAAGCACTTGAAGAAGCCATCATAGTGGAACAGGAACATGATAGGTCGGAGTATATTGTAAAAGACGTCATCTCATATAAAGATGAAGCAACCGGCAGCGAAATTACTGTAATACCTTCAGACAAATATCAAGTGACCACTATGGTCGATTTTGGTACTAAGGTTCTTGGCACACAAAATGCCACGCTAGAAAATATTTCAAATTTTAAAGATGAAATAGCCGATGCACGTACTTTTAGTTTTCTCCATGAATTGGAAATGCTTTTGGAAAACGGGCTTATAAAAGGAGGAGACCTCAATAATGCAATTGTTTATGTAGATAAGGAAATATCGGAATCCACCATGAAAAAATTGGAAAAGGCATTTGACAAAAAGAAGCTTTCCGTAAAACCCAATGGTATTCTGGATAACTTGACATTGCACCATCCAAATGAGGCCGCTCGTCATAAATTGTTGGATGTAGTAGGAGATTTGGCGCTTGCGGGAACAAGAATTCGCGGAAAAGTCATCGCGAACAAGCCTGGACATTACGTAAACACACAGTTTGCCAAAAAGCTTTCTAAAATCATCAAAATAGAAAAAAGAAACAAGGTACCAAGTTATGATTTGAACCAAACTCCCTTAATGGATGTGACCAAAATAATGGGAATGTTGCCGCACAGGCCTCCGTTTTTATTGGTTGACAAGATTTTGGAGCTATCAGACACTCATGTTGTAGGTGTCAAGAATGTCACCATGAACGAACCTTTTTTTGTAGGCCATTTTCCAGGCGCCCCTGTAATGCCAGGTGTTTTGCAAGTTGAGGCCATGGCCCAAACAGGTGGAATTTTGGTATTAAGTACTGTTCCTGACCCAGAAAATTATCTTACTTTTTTTATGAAGATAGATAATGTAAAATTCAAGCAACAGGTTGTTCCTGGAGACACATTAATATTTAAATGCGATTTAATATCACCCATAAGACGAGGAATCTGTCACATGCAAGCCTATGCATATGCAAATGGGAAATTGGTATCAGAGGCTGAATTAATGGCCCAAATCGTAAAAACAAAATAA
- the fabG gene encoding 3-oxoacyl-[acyl-carrier-protein] reductase: MKLLEGKNVIITGASRGIGKGIAQIFGNHGANVAFTYSSSEAPALELERELTEMGVNAKAYKSNAASFSESEELVKNVLEDFGSIDVLINNAGITKDNLLMRMGEEDFDMVIEINLKSVFNMTKAVQRTMLKQRKGSIINMSSVVGVKGNAGQTNYAASKAGMIGFSKSVALELGSRNIRCNAIAPGFIETEMTDKLDEKTVQGWRNAIPLKRGGSPEDVANACVFLASDLSAYITGQVLNVDGGMLT; the protein is encoded by the coding sequence ATGAAACTTTTAGAAGGTAAAAACGTAATTATAACAGGAGCGAGCAGGGGAATTGGAAAGGGTATAGCCCAAATATTTGGAAATCACGGAGCTAACGTTGCTTTTACCTATAGTTCCAGCGAAGCACCCGCTTTAGAATTGGAACGTGAGCTTACTGAAATGGGAGTCAATGCCAAAGCCTATAAAAGTAATGCAGCTAGTTTTTCGGAATCCGAAGAATTGGTGAAAAATGTACTGGAAGATTTTGGGAGTATTGATGTACTGATTAACAATGCAGGAATCACCAAGGACAATCTTTTGATGCGAATGGGCGAAGAAGATTTTGATATGGTAATAGAAATCAATCTAAAGTCTGTTTTTAATATGACCAAAGCTGTCCAGCGTACCATGTTAAAACAGCGGAAAGGTTCCATAATCAATATGAGCAGTGTAGTAGGAGTGAAAGGAAATGCAGGGCAGACCAACTACGCTGCATCCAAAGCGGGTATGATTGGATTTTCAAAATCCGTAGCCTTGGAACTAGGTTCTAGAAATATACGTTGCAACGCCATTGCCCCAGGTTTTATTGAAACGGAAATGACGGATAAACTGGACGAAAAAACGGTACAGGGCTGGCGGAATGCAATTCCTTTAAAAAGGGGAGGAAGTCCTGAAGACGTTGCAAATGCTTGTGTATTTTTAGCTTCTGACCTATCGGCTTATATAACGGGTCAAGTTCTGAACGTGGATGGCGGAATGCTAACCTAA
- the lpxA gene encoding acyl-ACP--UDP-N-acetylglucosamine O-acyltransferase: MNQPLAYVHPGAKIAKNVVIEPFTTIHNNVTIGEGTWIGSNVTIMEGARIGKNCNIFPGAVISATPQDLKYKGEETTVHIGNNTTIRECATINKGTSDRMKTVIGKNCLIMAYCHVAHDCFIGDGCIFSNNSTLAGHVTIGNNVVLAGMVAVHQFVSIGNHAFVTGGSLVRKDVPPFVKAAREPLSYVGINSIGLRRRGFEAGKIREVQNIYRILYQRNYNNSQAASIIEAEMEATPERDEILQFIRDSQRGIMKGYFSSN, from the coding sequence ATGAACCAACCTCTTGCATATGTTCATCCTGGAGCTAAGATTGCCAAAAACGTGGTGATTGAACCATTTACAACAATTCATAACAACGTCACCATTGGTGAAGGAACTTGGATCGGTTCCAATGTAACTATAATGGAAGGTGCCAGAATAGGAAAGAATTGCAATATTTTTCCAGGTGCGGTAATTTCTGCAACTCCACAAGATTTAAAATATAAGGGTGAGGAGACTACGGTTCATATAGGAAATAATACGACCATACGAGAATGTGCTACCATAAACAAGGGCACGTCAGACCGTATGAAAACTGTCATTGGTAAAAACTGTTTGATTATGGCCTATTGCCATGTAGCCCATGATTGTTTTATAGGAGATGGCTGTATTTTCAGCAATAATTCCACATTGGCAGGTCATGTTACCATTGGCAACAATGTTGTACTTGCCGGAATGGTCGCTGTACACCAGTTCGTTTCAATAGGGAATCATGCCTTTGTAACAGGAGGTTCTCTGGTTAGAAAAGATGTTCCTCCATTTGTAAAGGCGGCAAGGGAGCCACTTTCTTATGTAGGTATAAATTCCATAGGGCTGCGAAGAAGAGGTTTTGAAGCGGGAAAAATTAGAGAAGTCCAAAATATTTATCGTATACTTTACCAAAGAAATTATAATAACTCACAGGCAGCATCCATAATAGAAGCTGAGATGGAGGCAACCCCCGAGCGCGATGAAATACTTCAGTTTATCAGGGATTCGCAGCGTGGAATAATGAAAGGATATTTTAGTTCAAATTAG
- a CDS encoding vWA domain-containing protein codes for MEIRTLLLIILAAIVALSIVFYQYFYKNKRHGSLRWVLATLRFFVLFASLLLLINPKLTKRDYYLEKANLVLLLDDSESMKNASDGFSMQNKIDAIVKNDDLNNRFSIQQYSFGVNIHQTDSVGFGQKNTDISNALTKIAEIFSNRSTSVIIPTDGNQTLGRDYDYIDLNKNISVYPIVVGDTTAFEDISVGLVNSNTYAFLKNKFPIEATIQYKGSKSISRSVTISVNGRRVYQENLEFGPNQNSRSINTLVEATRVGVQSIMVAVQPLENEKNKFNNIKETAIEVIDEKTTIAIVSDIVHPDIGTLKKSIEANEQRKVKIFKPNTPIANLNEIDIFIFYQPNSKFKNIYQSVKKTKTNFFTITGSNTDWNFLNQIQQSFSKENFNQSEDVQPILNSAFNIFNIENFDVAGFPPLESGLGDIQMNENAETLLFQQIKGVDLSKPLFSFLTEDGQKEAVLFGENIWKWRAQTYRNDQNFQAFDNFMGTLMRYLAANNQRSRLELDYKLIFDNASLARIRGAYYDKSYSFDFNANINIKIEGIDNDFSREYPMLLKGSFFEADLSNLQAGAYNFTATVKGENIKRSGKFKILDFNLEKQLLSSNYEKLNRLSVRTNGKIYTPIEIDKLIDHLSTSEQFVPIQKSKQNVVSLIDFRLLLGFIIATLSLEWFIRKYNGLI; via the coding sequence ATGGAAATACGCACTTTACTCCTTATAATTTTAGCAGCAATAGTAGCGCTATCCATCGTATTTTACCAGTATTTTTATAAGAACAAAAGACACGGTTCCTTAAGATGGGTTTTGGCCACATTACGTTTTTTTGTACTGTTCGCTTCACTTTTACTTCTTATAAATCCAAAACTCACCAAGCGGGATTACTATCTAGAAAAAGCAAATTTGGTACTTCTGCTAGATGACTCCGAGTCCATGAAAAATGCTTCGGATGGGTTCTCAATGCAAAATAAAATCGATGCCATCGTTAAAAATGATGATCTAAACAATCGGTTTTCCATACAGCAATATTCCTTTGGAGTCAATATCCATCAGACAGATTCCGTGGGTTTTGGACAAAAGAATACGGACATTTCAAATGCCCTTACTAAAATAGCTGAAATCTTTTCCAACAGGAGCACGTCTGTAATCATTCCTACTGATGGAAATCAAACGTTGGGCAGAGACTATGATTACATTGATTTGAACAAGAACATTTCAGTATATCCCATTGTAGTTGGCGACACCACTGCTTTTGAGGATATTTCAGTTGGTTTGGTTAATAGCAATACCTACGCATTTTTAAAAAACAAGTTTCCCATTGAGGCAACAATTCAATACAAAGGTTCAAAATCAATTTCAAGAAGCGTAACTATTTCTGTGAACGGCAGAAGGGTTTACCAAGAAAATCTGGAATTTGGCCCAAACCAAAACAGTAGATCGATAAATACCTTGGTGGAGGCGACAAGGGTTGGTGTTCAATCAATAATGGTAGCGGTGCAGCCGTTGGAAAATGAAAAGAACAAATTTAACAATATTAAGGAAACGGCGATTGAGGTCATTGATGAAAAAACTACTATAGCTATTGTATCCGACATCGTTCATCCTGATATTGGCACGTTGAAAAAATCTATTGAAGCCAACGAACAAAGGAAGGTCAAGATATTCAAACCGAATACACCGATAGCCAATTTAAACGAAATTGATATTTTTATATTCTACCAACCCAATAGCAAATTCAAGAACATCTACCAATCAGTAAAGAAAACAAAGACAAATTTTTTTACAATTACCGGAAGTAATACTGATTGGAATTTTCTAAATCAAATACAGCAAAGTTTTTCGAAAGAAAATTTTAACCAGAGTGAAGATGTACAGCCTATCTTAAATAGTGCATTCAATATATTTAATATTGAAAATTTTGATGTGGCCGGATTTCCGCCCCTCGAGAGTGGTTTGGGTGACATACAAATGAATGAAAATGCTGAAACATTGCTGTTTCAACAAATTAAGGGAGTGGACTTGAGCAAGCCTCTCTTTTCATTTTTAACAGAAGATGGACAAAAAGAAGCTGTTCTTTTTGGAGAGAATATTTGGAAATGGAGGGCCCAAACATATCGCAATGACCAAAACTTCCAAGCTTTTGACAATTTTATGGGAACACTCATGCGCTATTTGGCAGCCAATAATCAACGAAGCAGATTGGAACTCGACTATAAGTTGATTTTTGACAATGCAAGTTTAGCTAGGATTAGGGGTGCTTACTATGATAAAAGCTATAGCTTTGATTTCAACGCGAACATAAATATTAAAATTGAAGGGATTGATAATGACTTTTCCAGAGAATATCCCATGCTTTTAAAAGGTTCTTTTTTTGAAGCTGATTTAAGCAATTTACAAGCTGGAGCATATAACTTTACGGCTACCGTTAAAGGTGAAAATATAAAACGTTCCGGTAAATTCAAGATTCTCGATTTTAATCTGGAAAAACAACTGCTATCTTCCAATTATGAAAAACTGAACAGGCTTTCGGTAAGGACAAATGGAAAAATATATACTCCCATTGAAATTGATAAGTTGATAGATCATTTGTCAACATCGGAGCAGTTCGTACCTATTCAAAAGAGCAAGCAAAATGTCGTATCTTTAATCGATTTTCGACTGCTTTTGGGCTTTATAATAGCAACGCTTTCATTGGAGTGGTTTATCAGGAAATATAACGGACTAATATAA